In Polynucleobacter sp. MWH-S4W17, a genomic segment contains:
- a CDS encoding 3-hydroxyacyl-CoA dehydrogenase family protein, with the protein MLFTPAETKVIIVGGGTMGADVAAVCARGGCAVQVVEPTTERRALLPDYFASTMSDLGYEHRIHLLSVAGSLEEVDWSDIDLVIECVPERLDIKRELFTKLEKYAKPEAVLASNSTSFPISQIASGLKTSARMIGLHFFMPAHLVPCVEVVYGAKTSPMVGESLSRLMTACGMVPVTVKKDLPGFLANRLQHALSREAFSMVDEGICTPEDIDKAVRFGFGFRYIAAGPAMQRDHAGLEVHGAGGATIYPTLNNSPTIAKCLSDRIASGKFGMKTGEGFFTWTAETIKAERERYQEALRAGLKIIQKDLPEIK; encoded by the coding sequence ATGTTATTTACCCCAGCTGAAACCAAGGTAATTATCGTCGGTGGTGGCACTATGGGTGCAGACGTTGCGGCCGTTTGTGCACGTGGTGGCTGTGCAGTCCAGGTGGTGGAGCCAACTACAGAGCGACGAGCCCTCCTGCCGGATTACTTTGCAAGCACCATGTCGGATCTTGGTTATGAGCATCGTATTCATTTACTGTCTGTTGCGGGTTCGCTTGAAGAGGTTGATTGGTCTGATATTGATTTAGTGATTGAGTGCGTGCCTGAGCGTTTAGATATCAAGCGAGAGCTATTTACTAAGTTGGAAAAATATGCAAAGCCTGAGGCGGTATTGGCGAGCAATAGTACGAGCTTTCCAATTAGTCAAATTGCCAGCGGCCTAAAAACATCTGCTCGTATGATTGGTTTGCATTTCTTTATGCCTGCACATTTAGTACCTTGTGTGGAAGTGGTATATGGTGCAAAGACTTCTCCAATGGTGGGTGAAAGCCTCTCACGTTTGATGACTGCTTGTGGCATGGTGCCCGTTACTGTGAAAAAAGATCTACCAGGATTTTTGGCTAATCGTTTGCAGCATGCTTTATCGCGTGAGGCTTTTTCAATGGTTGATGAAGGCATTTGTACACCAGAAGATATTGATAAAGCCGTTCGTTTTGGCTTTGGCTTTCGCTACATCGCAGCAGGCCCAGCCATGCAGCGAGATCATGCTGGCCTTGAGGTGCACGGTGCTGGAGGTGCAACCATCTATCCAACCTTAAACAATTCACCAACGATAGCGAAGTGCTTGAGTGACCGCATTGCTAGCGGCAAGTTTGGCATGAAAACTGGCGAAGGTTTCTTCACCTGGACTGCTGAAACGATTAAGGCTGAACGTGAACGCTATCAAGAAGCGTTGCGTGCTGGCCTAAAGATTATTCAGAAAGATCTTCCTGAAATTAAATAG